In Procambarus clarkii isolate CNS0578487 chromosome 5, FALCON_Pclarkii_2.0, whole genome shotgun sequence, the following are encoded in one genomic region:
- the LOC138352096 gene encoding high mobility group nucleosome-binding domain-containing protein 5-like has protein sequence MSEEGWDDNMPEVGRSDNMPEEGRGDNMPEEGRGDNMPEGGRGDNMPEESRSINMPEEGRTDNMPELGWDDNMPEGGRSDNMPEEGRGDNMPEGGSADNMPEESRGNNMSEEGRSDNMPEEGRGDNMPEEGRGDNMPEGGRGDNMPEESRSINMPKEGRGDNMPEGG, from the coding sequence ATGTCTGAAGAGGGCTGggacgacaacatgcctgaagtgggcaggagcgacaacatgcctgaagagggcaggggcgacaacatgcctgaagagggcaggggcgacaacatgcctgaagggggtaggggcgacaacatgcctgaagagagCAGGAGCATCAACATGCCTGAAGAGGGCAGgaccgacaacatgcctgaactgGGCTGggacgacaacatgcctgaagggggcaggagcgacaacatgcctgaagagggcaggggcgacaacatgcctgaagggggcagtgccgacaacatgcctgaagagagCAGGGGCAACAACATGTCTGAAGAGGGCaggagcgacaacatgcctgaagagggcaggggcgacaacatgcctgaagagggcaggggcgacaacatgcctgaagggggcaggggcgacaacatgcctgaagagagCAGGAGCATCAACATGCCTAAagagggcaggggcgacaacatgcctgaagggggctGA
- the LOC138352098 gene encoding high mobility group nucleosome-binding domain-containing protein 5-like — MPEGGRSDNMPERGRSDNMSEGGRGDNMPEGGSGDNMREKGRNDNIPEAGRSDNMAEEGRGDNMPEGGRGDSMSEGGRGDNMPEGGKGDNIPEESRSISMPEEGRTDNMPELGWDDNMPEGGRGDNMSEERRSDNMPEEGRGNNMPEVGRSDNMPEEGRGDNMPEEGRGDNMPEGGRGDKMPEESRIINMPEEGRGDTMPEEGRGDTMPEESRIINMPEEGRGDNMPEGGWDDNMPEGGRGDNMREERRSDNMPEGGSGDNMPEESRGDNMPEESRIINMPEESRGDTMPEERRIINMPEEGRGGQHA; from the coding sequence atgcctgaagggggcaggagcgacaacatgcctgaaaggGGGAGGAGCGACAACATGTCTGAAgggggcaggggcgacaacatgcctgaagggggcagCGGCGACAACATGCGTGAAAAGGGCAGGAACGACAACATACCTGAAGCGGGCAGGAGCGACAACATGGCTGAagagggcaggggcgacaacatgcctgaaggtgGCAGGGGCGACAGCATGTCTGAAgggggcaggggcgacaacatgcctgaagggggcaaGGGCGACAACATTCCTGAAGAGAGCAGGAGCATCAGCATGCCTGAAGAGGGCAGgaccgacaacatgcctgaactgGGCTGggacgacaacatgcctgaagggggcaggggcgacaacatgaGTGAAGAGCGCaggagcgacaacatgcctgaagagggcaggggcaacaacatgcctgaagtgggcaggagcgacaacatgcctgaagagggcaggggcgacaacatgcctgaagagggcaggggcgacaacatgcctgaagggggcagggGCGACAAGATGCCTGAAGAGAGCAGGATCATCAACATGCCTGAAGAGGGCAGGGGCGACACCATGCCTGAAGAGGGCAGGGGCGACACCATGCCTGAAGAGAGCAGGATCATCAACATGCCTGAagagggcaggggcgacaacatgcctgaagggggctgggacgacaacatgcctgaagggggcaggggcgacaacatgcgTGAAGAGCGCaggagcgacaacatgcctgaagggggcagtggcgacaacatgcctgaagagagcaggggcgacaacatgcctgaagagagCAGGATCATCAACATGCCCGAAGAGAGCAGGGGCGACACCATGCCTGAAGAGAGAAGGATCATCAACATGCCTGAAGAGGGCAGGGgaggacaacatgcctga